A part of Grus americana isolate bGruAme1 chromosome 33, bGruAme1.mat, whole genome shotgun sequence genomic DNA contains:
- the DNMT1 gene encoding DNA (cytosine-5)-methyltransferase 1 isoform X4, translated as MPARAAPLPPAPLPAELRRRLQDLERDEDSLSEKECVKEKLSLIHGFLQADVQNQLSELEAKLRCEELSEERYLAKVKALLHQELSAENGDAVPLLQASNGCSKNGAYGSDEDSERAGPDGEEDSAMEMEEAAASSSSSSSVPTLRARKARRSRSNGESKKSLASSRVTRSSGRQPTILGMFSKGSNKRKSEEVNREVKQEAMSVEKEEEELDEKEQDEKRIKIETKEGLDIKDEITQVKTTPPAKTTPPKCIDCRQYLDDPDLKFFQGDPDDALEEPEMLTDERLSLFDANEDGFESYEDLPQHKVTSFSVYDKRGHLCPFDTGLIERNIELYFSGAVKPIYDDNPCLDGGVRAKKLGPINAWWITGFDGGEKALIGFTTAFADYILMEPSEEYAPIFALMQEKIYMSKIVVEFLQNNRDVSYEDLLNKIETTVPPAGLNFNRFTEDSLLRHAQFVVEQVESYDEAGDSDEPPVLITPCMRDLIKLAGVTLGKRRAVRRQAIRHPTKIDKDKGPTKATTTKLVYLIFDTFFSEQIEKDEKEDDKENAMKRRRCGVCEVCQQPECGKCKACQNMVKFGGSGRSKQACLQRRCPNLAVREADEDEEVDDNIPEMPSPKKMLQGRKKKQNKSRISWVGEPIKSDGKKDYYQRVCIDSETLEVGDCVSVSPDDPTKPLYLARVTAMWEDSSGQMFHAHWFCPGSDTVLGATSDPLELFLVDECEDMQLSYIHGKVKVIYKAPSENWSMEQGGLDMEIKMVEDDGRTYFYQMWYDQEYARFESPPKTQPTEDNKYKFCMSCTRLDEVRHKEIPKVAEPLEEGDGKMFYAMATKNGVQYRVGDGVYLLPEAFSFSMKPASPAKRPKKEAVDEELYPEHYRKYSEYIKGSNLDAPDPYRVGRIKEIFCNIRSNGKPNEADIKLRICKFYRPENTHKSMKASYHADINLLYWSDEETTVDFRAVQGRCTVVYGEDLTESIQDYSAGGLDRFYFLEAYNAKTKSFEDPPNHARSSGNKGKGKGKGKGKGKGKSSVSCEQSEQEPVELKLPKLRTLDVFSGCGGLSEGFHQAGVSETLWAIEMWEPAAQAFRLNNPSTTVFTEDCNVLLKLVMSGEKTNSLGQKLPQKGDVEMLCGGPPCQGFSGMNRFNSRTYSKFKNSLVVSFLSYCDYYRPRFFLLENVRNFVSFKRSMVLKLTLRCLVRMGYQCTFGVLQAGQYGVAQTRRRAIVLAAAPGEKLPMFPEPLHVFAPRACQLSVVVDDKKFVSNITRTYSGPFRTITVRDTMSDLPEIRNGASALEISYNGEPQSWFQRQIRGSQYQPILRDHICKDMSALVAARMRHIPLAPGSDWRDLPNIEVRLSDGTTTRKLRYTHHEKKNGRSSSGALRGVCSCVEGRCWLPENHLWLPLRPLFTFSISLGKPCDPADRQFNTLIPWCLPHTGNRHNHWAGLYGRLEWDGFFSTTVTNPEPMGKQGRVLHPEQHRVVSVRECARSQGFPDTYRLFGNILDKHRQVGNAVPPPLAKAIGLEIKSCVLAKLREDMAETSALEKMETMETAD; from the exons atGCCGGCCCGggccgccccgctgcccccggccccgctgcccgccgaGCTGCGCCGACG GCTGCAGGACTTGGAGAGGGATGAAGACAGCCTGAGCGAGAAG GAGTGCGTCAAGGAGAAGCTGAGCCTCATCCATGGCTTCCTCCAAGCCGATGTCCAGAACCAGTTGAGCGAGTTGGAAGCCAAACTCCGCTGCGAGGAGCTGTCGGAG GAGAGATACCTGGCCAAGGTGAAAGCCCTGCTCCACCAAGAGCTCTCGGCAGAGAATGGGGACGCGGTGCCGTTGCTGCAGGCTTCCAACGGATGCTCCAAAAACGGCGCCTACGGGAGCGACGAGGACTCGGAGCGAGCAGGACCCGATGGGGAAGAAGACAGCGCAATGGAGATGGAGGAAGCAGccgcctcttcctcctcctcttcgtCGGTTCCCACGCTGCGGGCACGCAAGGCCAGGAGGAGCCGATCCAACGGGGAAAGCAAAA AGTCTCTCGCCAGTTCCCGGGTCACTCGCAGCTCCGGCCGGCAGCCGACCATCCTGGGCATGTTCTCCAAAGG GTCTAACAAACGGAAATCGGAGGAGGTGAACAGGGAAGTGAAGCAGGAGGCGATGAGcgtggagaaggaggaagaggagctggacGAGAAG GAACAAGATgagaaaaggattaaaatcGAAACCAAAGAAGg GTTGGATATAAAAGATGAAATTACTCAGGTTAAAACTACACCACCTGCTAAA ACCACCCCTCCCAAGTGCATCGACTGCAGGCAGTACCTCGATGATCCCGACCTCAAATTCTTCCAAGGGGATCCTGATGATGCC CTGGAGGAGCCGGAAATGCTGACGGATGAACGCTTGTCCCTCTTTGACGCTAACGAAGACGGCTTTGAGAGCTACGAGGACCTGCCGCAGCACAAAGTCACCTCTTTCAG CGTCTACGACAAGCGAGGTCACTTGTGCCCCTTTGACACCGGCCTGATAGAGAGGAACATCGAGTTGTATTTCAGCGGCGCCGTGAAGCCCATCTATGATGATAACCCGTGTCTGGACG GTGGGGTGAGAGCCAAGAAGTTGGGACCCATAAACGCCTGGTGGATCACGGGGTTCGATGGAGGGGAGAAGGCTTTGATCGGCTTCACCACAG CCTTTGCGGATTACATCCTGATGGAGCCCAGCGAGGAGTATGCTCCCATCTTCGCCCTCATGCAAGAAAAGATCTACATGAGTAAAATTGTCGTCGAGTTCCTGCAGAACAACCGCGACGTCAGCTACGAGGATCTGCTCAACAAAATCGAG ACCACCGTACCTCCCGCGGGGCTGAACTTCAACCGCTTCACAGAGGACTCGCTCCTGCGGCACGCCCAGTTCGTGGTGGAACAGGTAGAAAGCTACGACGAAGCTGGGGACAGCGACGAACCCCCCGTCCTCATCACGCCCTGCATGAGGGACTTGATCAAGCTGGCTGGAGTCACCCTGGGGAAGAG GCGAGCCGTCAGGCGGCAGGCCATCCGGCACCCCACCAAAATAGACAAGGACAAGGGTCCCACCAAAGCCACCACCACCAAGCTGGTGTACCTCATCTTCGACACCTTCTTCTCGGAGCAGATCGAGAAGGACGAGAAGGAAGATGACAAGGAGAACGCCATGAAGCGCCGGCGCTGCGGCGTCTGCGAG gTCTGCCAGCAGCCCGAGTGTGGGAAGTGCAAAGCTTGCCAGAACATGGTGAAGTTTGGGGGCAGCGGACGGAGTAAGCAGGCTTGTTTGCAGAGGAG gtGTCCCAACCTGGCTGTCCGGGAAGCcgatgaggatgaggaggtggATGACAACATCCCCGAGATGCCATCGCCCAAGAAGATGCtgcaggggaggaagaagaagcagAACAAGAGCCGTATCTCCTGGGTGGGGGAGCCCATCAAG AGCGATGGGAAGAAGGACTACTACCAGAGGGTCTGCATTGACTCGGAGACCCTGGAGGTGGGAGACTGTGTCTCCGTCAGCCCCGACGATCCCACCAAGCCCCTCTACCTCGCCAG GGTGACAGCCATGTGGGAGGACAGCAGTGGCCAGATGTTCCACGCGCACTGGTTCTGCCCGGGCTCCGACACCGTCCTGGGGGCCACCTCTGACCCCCTGGAGCTCTTCTTGGTGGACGAGTGCGAGGACATGCAGCTCTCCTACATCCACGGCAAAGTCAAAGTGATCTACAAGGCGCCATCGGAGAATTGGTCCATGGAG CAGGGCGGGCTGGACATGGAGATCAAGATGGTGGAAGACGATGGGAGAACTTACTTCTATCAGATGTGGTACGACCAGGAGTACGCTCGGTTTGAATCCCCACCGAAAACTCAGCCCACGGAAGACAACAAATACAA GTTCTGCATGAGCTGCACGCGCCTGGACGAGGTAAGGCACAAGGAGATACCCAAAGTGGCTGAGCCCCTGGAGGAAGGGGACGGGAAGATGTTCTACGCCATGGCCACCAAGAACGGAGTACAGTACAGGGTGGGAGATGGCGTCTACCTCCTGCCAGAAGCCTTTTCCTTCAG catGAAACCCGCTAGCCCAGCCAAGCGCCCCAAAAAGGAGGCGGTGGATGAGGAACTGTACCCGGAGCACTACCGCAAGTACTCGGAGTACATCAAGGGCAGCAACCTGGATGCCCCCGACCCTTACCGCGTGGGCCGCATCAAAGAGATCTTCTGCAACATCCGCAGCAACGGCAAACCCAACGAGGCCGACATCAAGCTGCGCATCTGCAAGTTTTACAG ACCTGAAAACACGCACAAGTCCATGAAAGCCAGCTACCACGCGGACATCAACCTCCTGTACTGGAGCGATGAGGAAACGACGGTTGATTTCCGCGCTGTGCAGGGCCGTTGCACAGTGGTGTACGGGGAAGACCTGACGGAGAGCATCCAGGACTACTCCGCCGGTGGGCTCGACCGCTTCTACTTCTTGGAG gcttaCAATGCAAAAACCAAGAGCTTTGAAGATCCTCCCAACCACGCTCGGAGCTCTGGCAataaagggaaggggaaggggaaagggaaag gcaaaggcaaagggaAGTCGTCGGTGAGCTGCGAGCAAAGCGAGCAGGAGCCGGTTGAGCTGAAACTGCCCAAGCTGCGGACCTTGGATGTCTTCTCTGGCTGCGGAGGGCTGTCCGAGGGCTTCCACCAGGCAG GTGTATCGGAGACGCTCTGGGCCATCGAGATGTGGGAACCGGCCGCCCAGGCTTTCCGACTGAACAATCCCAGCACTACCGTCTTCACGGAGGATTGCAACGTCCTGCTGAAGCTGGTCATGTCTGGTGAGAAGACCAACTCACTGGGGCAGAAGCTGCCGCAGAAGGGGGATGTGGAGATGCTGTGTGGTGGTCCCCCGTGCCAGGGCTTCAGCGGCATGAACCGCTTCAACTCCCGCACCTACTCCAAGTTCAAGAACTCCCTGGTGGTCTCCTTCCTCAG TTACTGCGACTACTACAGACCGCGGTTCTTCCTTCTGGAGAACGTCAGGAACTTTGTGTCCTTCAAGCGTTCCATGGTGCTGAAGCTCACCTTGCGTTGCCTCGTCCGTATGGGTTACCAGTGCACCTTTGGGGTCCTACAG GCTGGCCAGTACGGTGTGGCCCAGACACGGCGGAGAGCCATCGTCCTTGCCGCGGCTCCCGGCGAGAAGCTGCCCATGTTCCCTGAGCCCTTGCACGTGTTTGCACCCCGTGCCTGTCAGCTCAGCGTCGTGGTGGACGACAAGAAGTTCGTTAGCAATATCACCCG gaCGTATTCCGGCCCCTTCCGCACCATCACAGTGCGGGACACCATGTCTGACCTTCCGGAGATCAGGAACGGTGCCTCTGCCCTGGAGATCTCCTACAACGGGGAGCCCCAGTCCTGGTTCCAGCGGCAGATCCGGGGTTCCCAGTATCAGCCCATCCTCAGGGACCATATCTGCAAG GACATGAGTGCCTTGGTCGCAGCCCGGATGAGACACATCCCCTTGGCCCCCGGTTCCGATTGGCGCGACCTGCCCAACATCGAGGTGCGGCTGTCGGACGGCACGACCACGCGCAAGCTGCGGTACACGCACCACGAGAAGAAAAACGGCCGCAGCAGCTCCGGGGCATTACGAGGGGTCTGCTCCTGCGTTGAAGGTAGGTGCTGGCTCCCCGAAAATCATCTGTGGCTGCCTCTCCGTCCCCTCTTCACCTTCTCCATCTCCCTAGGCAAACCCTGCGACCCCGCGGACCGGCAATTCAACACCCTCATCCCCTGGTGCCTGCCCCACACCGGCAACCGGCACAACCACTGGGCCGGGCTTTACGGCCGTCTGGAGTGGGACGGCTTCTTCAGCACCACCGTCACCAACCCTGAGCCCATGGGCAAGCAG GGTCGGGTGCTGCACCCGGAGCAGCACCGGGTGGTGAGCGTGAGGGAGTGCGCCCGCTCCCAGGGCTTCCCTGATACCTATCGCCTCTTCGGGAACATCCTCGACAAGCACAGACAG GTCGGTAACGCAGTGCCTCCTCCTCTAGCCAAAGCCATCGGGCTGGAGATCAAGTCGTGTGTGTTGGCGAAGTTGAGAGAAGACATGGCGG AGACCAGCGCCCTGGAGAAGATGGAGACCATGGAAACCGCCGACTGA
- the DNMT1 gene encoding DNA (cytosine-5)-methyltransferase 1 isoform X1, which yields MPARAAPLPPAPLPAELRRRLQDLERDEDSLSEKLPGPGEVVVPVSALSVVIWKPPSPHIRRVPVSWECVKEKLSLIHGFLQADVQNQLSELEAKLRCEELSEERYLAKVKALLHQELSAENGDAVPLLQASNGCSKNGAYGSDEDSERAGPDGEEDSAMEMEEAAASSSSSSSVPTLRARKARRSRSNGESKKSLASSRVTRSSGRQPTILGMFSKGSNKRKSEEVNREVKQEAMSVEKEEEELDEKEQDEKRIKIETKEGLDIKDEITQVKTTPPAKTTPPKCIDCRQYLDDPDLKFFQGDPDDALEEPEMLTDERLSLFDANEDGFESYEDLPQHKVTSFSVYDKRGHLCPFDTGLIERNIELYFSGAVKPIYDDNPCLDGGVRAKKLGPINAWWITGFDGGEKALIGFTTAFADYILMEPSEEYAPIFALMQEKIYMSKIVVEFLQNNRDVSYEDLLNKIETTVPPAGLNFNRFTEDSLLRHAQFVVEQVESYDEAGDSDEPPVLITPCMRDLIKLAGVTLGKRRAVRRQAIRHPTKIDKDKGPTKATTTKLVYLIFDTFFSEQIEKDEKEDDKENAMKRRRCGVCEVCQQPECGKCKACQNMVKFGGSGRSKQACLQRRCPNLAVREADEDEEVDDNIPEMPSPKKMLQGRKKKQNKSRISWVGEPIKSDGKKDYYQRVCIDSETLEVGDCVSVSPDDPTKPLYLARVTAMWEDSSGQMFHAHWFCPGSDTVLGATSDPLELFLVDECEDMQLSYIHGKVKVIYKAPSENWSMEQGGLDMEIKMVEDDGRTYFYQMWYDQEYARFESPPKTQPTEDNKYKFCMSCTRLDEVRHKEIPKVAEPLEEGDGKMFYAMATKNGVQYRVGDGVYLLPEAFSFSMKPASPAKRPKKEAVDEELYPEHYRKYSEYIKGSNLDAPDPYRVGRIKEIFCNIRSNGKPNEADIKLRICKFYRPENTHKSMKASYHADINLLYWSDEETTVDFRAVQGRCTVVYGEDLTESIQDYSAGGLDRFYFLEAYNAKTKSFEDPPNHARSSGNKGKGKGKGKGKGKGKSSVSCEQSEQEPVELKLPKLRTLDVFSGCGGLSEGFHQAGVSETLWAIEMWEPAAQAFRLNNPSTTVFTEDCNVLLKLVMSGEKTNSLGQKLPQKGDVEMLCGGPPCQGFSGMNRFNSRTYSKFKNSLVVSFLSYCDYYRPRFFLLENVRNFVSFKRSMVLKLTLRCLVRMGYQCTFGVLQAGQYGVAQTRRRAIVLAAAPGEKLPMFPEPLHVFAPRACQLSVVVDDKKFVSNITRTYSGPFRTITVRDTMSDLPEIRNGASALEISYNGEPQSWFQRQIRGSQYQPILRDHICKDMSALVAARMRHIPLAPGSDWRDLPNIEVRLSDGTTTRKLRYTHHEKKNGRSSSGALRGVCSCVEGRCWLPENHLWLPLRPLFTFSISLGKPCDPADRQFNTLIPWCLPHTGNRHNHWAGLYGRLEWDGFFSTTVTNPEPMGKQGRVLHPEQHRVVSVRECARSQGFPDTYRLFGNILDKHRQVGNAVPPPLAKAIGLEIKSCVLAKLREDMAETSALEKMETMETAD from the exons atGCCGGCCCGggccgccccgctgcccccggccccgctgcccgccgaGCTGCGCCGACG GCTGCAGGACTTGGAGAGGGATGAAGACAGCCTGAGCGAGAAG CTCCCTGGACCCGGTGAGGTCGTAGTCCCGGTGTCGGCGCTGTCCGTTGTCATATGGAAACCGCCGTCACCTCATATCAGGAGGGTCCCCGTGAGCTGG GAGTGCGTCAAGGAGAAGCTGAGCCTCATCCATGGCTTCCTCCAAGCCGATGTCCAGAACCAGTTGAGCGAGTTGGAAGCCAAACTCCGCTGCGAGGAGCTGTCGGAG GAGAGATACCTGGCCAAGGTGAAAGCCCTGCTCCACCAAGAGCTCTCGGCAGAGAATGGGGACGCGGTGCCGTTGCTGCAGGCTTCCAACGGATGCTCCAAAAACGGCGCCTACGGGAGCGACGAGGACTCGGAGCGAGCAGGACCCGATGGGGAAGAAGACAGCGCAATGGAGATGGAGGAAGCAGccgcctcttcctcctcctcttcgtCGGTTCCCACGCTGCGGGCACGCAAGGCCAGGAGGAGCCGATCCAACGGGGAAAGCAAAA AGTCTCTCGCCAGTTCCCGGGTCACTCGCAGCTCCGGCCGGCAGCCGACCATCCTGGGCATGTTCTCCAAAGG GTCTAACAAACGGAAATCGGAGGAGGTGAACAGGGAAGTGAAGCAGGAGGCGATGAGcgtggagaaggaggaagaggagctggacGAGAAG GAACAAGATgagaaaaggattaaaatcGAAACCAAAGAAGg GTTGGATATAAAAGATGAAATTACTCAGGTTAAAACTACACCACCTGCTAAA ACCACCCCTCCCAAGTGCATCGACTGCAGGCAGTACCTCGATGATCCCGACCTCAAATTCTTCCAAGGGGATCCTGATGATGCC CTGGAGGAGCCGGAAATGCTGACGGATGAACGCTTGTCCCTCTTTGACGCTAACGAAGACGGCTTTGAGAGCTACGAGGACCTGCCGCAGCACAAAGTCACCTCTTTCAG CGTCTACGACAAGCGAGGTCACTTGTGCCCCTTTGACACCGGCCTGATAGAGAGGAACATCGAGTTGTATTTCAGCGGCGCCGTGAAGCCCATCTATGATGATAACCCGTGTCTGGACG GTGGGGTGAGAGCCAAGAAGTTGGGACCCATAAACGCCTGGTGGATCACGGGGTTCGATGGAGGGGAGAAGGCTTTGATCGGCTTCACCACAG CCTTTGCGGATTACATCCTGATGGAGCCCAGCGAGGAGTATGCTCCCATCTTCGCCCTCATGCAAGAAAAGATCTACATGAGTAAAATTGTCGTCGAGTTCCTGCAGAACAACCGCGACGTCAGCTACGAGGATCTGCTCAACAAAATCGAG ACCACCGTACCTCCCGCGGGGCTGAACTTCAACCGCTTCACAGAGGACTCGCTCCTGCGGCACGCCCAGTTCGTGGTGGAACAGGTAGAAAGCTACGACGAAGCTGGGGACAGCGACGAACCCCCCGTCCTCATCACGCCCTGCATGAGGGACTTGATCAAGCTGGCTGGAGTCACCCTGGGGAAGAG GCGAGCCGTCAGGCGGCAGGCCATCCGGCACCCCACCAAAATAGACAAGGACAAGGGTCCCACCAAAGCCACCACCACCAAGCTGGTGTACCTCATCTTCGACACCTTCTTCTCGGAGCAGATCGAGAAGGACGAGAAGGAAGATGACAAGGAGAACGCCATGAAGCGCCGGCGCTGCGGCGTCTGCGAG gTCTGCCAGCAGCCCGAGTGTGGGAAGTGCAAAGCTTGCCAGAACATGGTGAAGTTTGGGGGCAGCGGACGGAGTAAGCAGGCTTGTTTGCAGAGGAG gtGTCCCAACCTGGCTGTCCGGGAAGCcgatgaggatgaggaggtggATGACAACATCCCCGAGATGCCATCGCCCAAGAAGATGCtgcaggggaggaagaagaagcagAACAAGAGCCGTATCTCCTGGGTGGGGGAGCCCATCAAG AGCGATGGGAAGAAGGACTACTACCAGAGGGTCTGCATTGACTCGGAGACCCTGGAGGTGGGAGACTGTGTCTCCGTCAGCCCCGACGATCCCACCAAGCCCCTCTACCTCGCCAG GGTGACAGCCATGTGGGAGGACAGCAGTGGCCAGATGTTCCACGCGCACTGGTTCTGCCCGGGCTCCGACACCGTCCTGGGGGCCACCTCTGACCCCCTGGAGCTCTTCTTGGTGGACGAGTGCGAGGACATGCAGCTCTCCTACATCCACGGCAAAGTCAAAGTGATCTACAAGGCGCCATCGGAGAATTGGTCCATGGAG CAGGGCGGGCTGGACATGGAGATCAAGATGGTGGAAGACGATGGGAGAACTTACTTCTATCAGATGTGGTACGACCAGGAGTACGCTCGGTTTGAATCCCCACCGAAAACTCAGCCCACGGAAGACAACAAATACAA GTTCTGCATGAGCTGCACGCGCCTGGACGAGGTAAGGCACAAGGAGATACCCAAAGTGGCTGAGCCCCTGGAGGAAGGGGACGGGAAGATGTTCTACGCCATGGCCACCAAGAACGGAGTACAGTACAGGGTGGGAGATGGCGTCTACCTCCTGCCAGAAGCCTTTTCCTTCAG catGAAACCCGCTAGCCCAGCCAAGCGCCCCAAAAAGGAGGCGGTGGATGAGGAACTGTACCCGGAGCACTACCGCAAGTACTCGGAGTACATCAAGGGCAGCAACCTGGATGCCCCCGACCCTTACCGCGTGGGCCGCATCAAAGAGATCTTCTGCAACATCCGCAGCAACGGCAAACCCAACGAGGCCGACATCAAGCTGCGCATCTGCAAGTTTTACAG ACCTGAAAACACGCACAAGTCCATGAAAGCCAGCTACCACGCGGACATCAACCTCCTGTACTGGAGCGATGAGGAAACGACGGTTGATTTCCGCGCTGTGCAGGGCCGTTGCACAGTGGTGTACGGGGAAGACCTGACGGAGAGCATCCAGGACTACTCCGCCGGTGGGCTCGACCGCTTCTACTTCTTGGAG gcttaCAATGCAAAAACCAAGAGCTTTGAAGATCCTCCCAACCACGCTCGGAGCTCTGGCAataaagggaaggggaaggggaaagggaaag gcaaaggcaaagggaAGTCGTCGGTGAGCTGCGAGCAAAGCGAGCAGGAGCCGGTTGAGCTGAAACTGCCCAAGCTGCGGACCTTGGATGTCTTCTCTGGCTGCGGAGGGCTGTCCGAGGGCTTCCACCAGGCAG GTGTATCGGAGACGCTCTGGGCCATCGAGATGTGGGAACCGGCCGCCCAGGCTTTCCGACTGAACAATCCCAGCACTACCGTCTTCACGGAGGATTGCAACGTCCTGCTGAAGCTGGTCATGTCTGGTGAGAAGACCAACTCACTGGGGCAGAAGCTGCCGCAGAAGGGGGATGTGGAGATGCTGTGTGGTGGTCCCCCGTGCCAGGGCTTCAGCGGCATGAACCGCTTCAACTCCCGCACCTACTCCAAGTTCAAGAACTCCCTGGTGGTCTCCTTCCTCAG TTACTGCGACTACTACAGACCGCGGTTCTTCCTTCTGGAGAACGTCAGGAACTTTGTGTCCTTCAAGCGTTCCATGGTGCTGAAGCTCACCTTGCGTTGCCTCGTCCGTATGGGTTACCAGTGCACCTTTGGGGTCCTACAG GCTGGCCAGTACGGTGTGGCCCAGACACGGCGGAGAGCCATCGTCCTTGCCGCGGCTCCCGGCGAGAAGCTGCCCATGTTCCCTGAGCCCTTGCACGTGTTTGCACCCCGTGCCTGTCAGCTCAGCGTCGTGGTGGACGACAAGAAGTTCGTTAGCAATATCACCCG gaCGTATTCCGGCCCCTTCCGCACCATCACAGTGCGGGACACCATGTCTGACCTTCCGGAGATCAGGAACGGTGCCTCTGCCCTGGAGATCTCCTACAACGGGGAGCCCCAGTCCTGGTTCCAGCGGCAGATCCGGGGTTCCCAGTATCAGCCCATCCTCAGGGACCATATCTGCAAG GACATGAGTGCCTTGGTCGCAGCCCGGATGAGACACATCCCCTTGGCCCCCGGTTCCGATTGGCGCGACCTGCCCAACATCGAGGTGCGGCTGTCGGACGGCACGACCACGCGCAAGCTGCGGTACACGCACCACGAGAAGAAAAACGGCCGCAGCAGCTCCGGGGCATTACGAGGGGTCTGCTCCTGCGTTGAAGGTAGGTGCTGGCTCCCCGAAAATCATCTGTGGCTGCCTCTCCGTCCCCTCTTCACCTTCTCCATCTCCCTAGGCAAACCCTGCGACCCCGCGGACCGGCAATTCAACACCCTCATCCCCTGGTGCCTGCCCCACACCGGCAACCGGCACAACCACTGGGCCGGGCTTTACGGCCGTCTGGAGTGGGACGGCTTCTTCAGCACCACCGTCACCAACCCTGAGCCCATGGGCAAGCAG GGTCGGGTGCTGCACCCGGAGCAGCACCGGGTGGTGAGCGTGAGGGAGTGCGCCCGCTCCCAGGGCTTCCCTGATACCTATCGCCTCTTCGGGAACATCCTCGACAAGCACAGACAG GTCGGTAACGCAGTGCCTCCTCCTCTAGCCAAAGCCATCGGGCTGGAGATCAAGTCGTGTGTGTTGGCGAAGTTGAGAGAAGACATGGCGG AGACCAGCGCCCTGGAGAAGATGGAGACCATGGAAACCGCCGACTGA